Below is a window of Micromonospora chersina DNA.
GGCTGGCGCAGGTCAGCGGCCTGCGGGGGGACACACCCATCTCCGACCGCGCCCGGTTCGACAACTACTACATCGAGAACTGGTCGCTGTGGCTGGACGCCAAGGTGCTGCTGCGCACGGTGGCCGAGGTGTTCCGCGCCGGCGGTCGCTGACCGACCGGGGCCACCCGGTGGTCCCCGGACCACCGGGCACGTTCCGCCCCTGATTCCCTGGAGATCTTCTTGCCGGACGTTTCGGTCGTCATTCCCACGACGGGCAGGCCCAGCGTCACCGAGGCGGTGCGCAGCGCCCGAGCCCAACGCTCGGTCTCCGTGCGCGTCGTGGTGGTCTGCGACCTCGCCGAGGTGCCCGCCACCGTGCGGGAGCTACGCGGCGAGGTGGACGAGGTGGTCTGCACGGGCGGAGGGCGCCGGGGCTCATACGCGCGCAACGTCGGCGTGGCGCACGCCGCGCCGGGCAGCCACGTCGCGTTCCTCGACGACGACGACGCCTGGCTCCCGGGCAAGCTGGCCGCCCAGGTGCCGGTGCTGGAACGGCTGGCCGCCGAGGGCTGGCGGCCGGTGGTGTCGTCCCGGATCCTGCAACGCAGGGCCGGCGGGGAACCGCTGCCTACCGCCGCGCCGAGCACGCTGATCGCGGACGGCGCGCGGCCCGAGGACTACCTCTTCCGGCGCCGCCGGCTCGGGGTCGGCCGGCAGTCGCTGCCCACCTCGACCCTGCTCACCACCGGGGAGCTGGCCGCCGCGTGCCGCTGGGACGAGACGCTGCCCCGGCACCAGGACTGGGACTGGCTGGTGCGGGTCGCCCGCCTGCCCGGCGCGCGGATCACCCAGGTGCCGGAGGCGACGGCCGTCTACACCGTGGGCAGCCCCGGGTCGATCTCCGCCGGGGCCGACTGGCGTACGTCATGGGCATGGGCTCGCCGCTGGGAGGGTGTCTGGGCCCGGGAGACGTTCGCGGACTTCGTCGCCGCGCAGACGCTCCGGTACGCCCTGCAGGCCCGCGACTGGGAAGGGGTACGCGAGATGATGCGGGCGATCCGGCGGAACTCGACGCCGTCGGTGCCCAACGCCGCGCTGGCCGCACTCGGTATGGTGCCGCGTGCCACCCTCGAACGCGTGGCCATGCGGCGGTCCCGCACGGCCACCGACGCCGCCATCCCGCGACAGCCGGGCGGTTCCCACTGATGCGCCTGCACTTCGTCCTTCCCCAGTTGGAACCCTGCTACGGCATGGAGCGGGCCGCCGTCCTGCTGATGCGGAGCCTGCGGGCGTCCGGGGTGGAGGTCTCCGCGACCGTGCTGTCCCGGGGTGTCCCACCCGGCGTCGACGACCTGGCCGTCGAACGGCTGGGGGTGAGCAGCCGGCTCACCCGCCTCGTGGAGGCCGTCGCGCCGCTCCGGCGCCGGCTGCGGGCGCTGCCCGCCGAGACCGTGGTCGTGTCCAGCGGGCTCTGGGCCACGGTGCCCGTCGGCGCGGCGCTGGCCGGCTCCGGCCGTGACTTCGTCGCCTGGGAGCACTCCGTGCTGCCCGCGCGGCTCGCCGTCGATCGGCGGGTCCGGGTGCTGGCCCGGGTCGCCCGGACCGCGGCGCTGCGACCGCGCCTCGTGGTCGCGGTGTCCGAGGGGGTCGCCCGGACGGTCCGCGGACTCGCGCCCGGCCAGCCGGTGACCACCATCCCGAACCCGCTGCCGGTCGGCGAGTTCGTCCCGCCGCGCCCGATCGGCGCCGGCGACGTCCGGCTCGTCACCACCGGCGCTCTGCGGCCGCTGAAGAACCACGGGTACGCCCTGGCCGCACTCGCCCTGCTGCCCGAGCGGTACCGCCTGACCCTCGCCGGGGACGGCGAGGAACGGGACCTGTTGGCGGGCCGGGCCCGGGAACTGGGGCTGGCGCGCCGCGTCCGCTTCCTCGGACGGATACCGGACGTCGGGGAACTGCTCGCGGAGGCCGACGCGCTGGTGCACCCGTCCCGGGCCGAGACCTTCGGGTTGAGCCTGATCGAGGCGGCCGGGGCGGGCGTCCCGGTCGCCGCCCTGCCGGTGCCCGCGCTGGACGAGCTGGTTCCGACACTCGTGCCCGGCGCCCTGGCCGTCGAGTCGACGCCGCGGGCGCTCGCGGACGCGGTGCTGGCCGTGACGGGCGAGCAGCGTCCGAGCCGCGCCGACTTCGAGAAGGCCTGGCGGGCGAGGTCGGCGGCCCTGGATCCCGTCGAGGTCAGCCGCCGCTGGGTGGAGGCGACGAGCCGATGACCGTCGACACCAGCACGGACCGGGCCGGGCGGGCGGAACCGTCGCGAGCCGCCGCCGGCCCGAGCGACGGCTTCCTGGGCAAGGCGGCGAAGTTCCTCACCGGCACCCTGCTGCGCACCCTCGCCCAGGGAGCGCTGTTCGTCCTGCTGGCCCGCGAGATGCCGATCGGCGAGTACGGGCTCTTCGTCGGCGTCACCGCACTGATCGCGGTGGTGTCGCCCTTCGCGTCCGCCGGCGTGCCGAGCCTGATCTTCCAGAGCCACGCCGACGCGCCGGCGGACTGGGCCCGGCACCTCGCCCGTGGCCTGGTGCTGACCGCCACCTTCGGCGTCGGCGCGTCGGTGCTGGTGACCGCCGCGGGCACCGCCGTCTGGGCGGCCCAGGTCGATCCGGTCGACGTCGCCGCCCTGGCCGTCGCCGACCTGGTCGCCTGGCGGCTCATCGAGGCCGTGGCCGCCTCCGTCCAGGCGCGCGGGAAGGTGTTCGTCGCCTCGGTGATCCCCGCCGTGCTGCACGTGTGCCGGCTGGCCGCCGTGGTGGTGCTCGCCGTCATGGCGCCGGGCAGCGTGACCCTGCACGGCTGGGCGGTCACCTCGGCGCTGCTCTCGGCGGTGATCTGCCTGCTGGTGCTGGCGTACGGCCTGCGCGGGGCGGGCCTCCCGCCGGCCACCGGCGCCTTCGGGCAGGTGCGGGCCGGGCTGCTCTTCGCGGTCGGTCTCTCGGCGCAGACCGTCTACAACGACCTCGACAAGGTGATGCTGTCGCGGCTCGGCAGCCCGGAAGGGGCTGCCATCTACGCCGCCGCGTACCGCGTGGTCGACTTCGCGTACACCCCGGCACGGGCCATGGCGGCGGTCGCCTATCCGCGCTTCTTCGAGGCCGGACGGGACGGCCCCCGCGCGGCCCTGCGGCTGACCCGGCGGTTGCTGCCCCGCTACCTGATGTTCAGCGTGCCGGCGTCCCTGCTGCTGGTGGCCTGCTCCGGACTGACGCCGACCGTCTTCGGCAACGGCTACGCGGCGGCCACCACCGCACTGCAGGGGCTGGCCGCGCTGCTCGTGCTGAAGGCGATCCACTACCTGGCGGCGGACACCCTCTCCGGAAGCCGGATGCAGGGCCGGCGTACCGTCTGCCAGATCGCGATCGGCGTGGTCAACGCCGGGCTCAACGTCTGGCTGATCCCGGCGTACGGCTGGCAGGGCGCCGTTGCCTCCAGTCTGGTCTGCGACGCGCTCCTCGGCGTACTGCTGTGGGGTTGCGTCGTGGCCGCCGTGCGGCGCGACCCGTCCCGGCGGGAACCGACGAGCACCATGGAAAGGGCCTGAGTTGACCGTCTTCTTCGCGTTTCTCCTGACGGTGAGCGGCGTCGCGACGGCCGCCTGGTTGGTGGCCACGCGCCGGAAGGTCGCCGCCGCCTTCGGTGACGGTCGCACCGCGCTCGCGCTCGTGGGCTTTGTGGTGCTGGCCAACGCGGCGCCGGTGCTGGCCGGCGAGCACAGCTCCGCGCTGATCGGTCTGCTCGTGCTGGGCCTCCTCGCCTGGGTGGTCGGCACCGGCGGGCGGGACCTGCGCGGGCCGTCCGACGGGTGGCTGCGGATCGCCTGGTGGGCGGTCGCCGTTCTGCTGCTGTGGTGCCTCGCCGTGGACGCGATCGTCGGCGCCGGCCTGTACGGCTCCCGGCTGGTCTCGTACGCGGCGGCCGGGCTGTTCCTGCTCGCCGGGCTGCTGATCGCCGCGCGTACGGCGGTGACCACCCGGGCCCTGGCGTACACCGGGCTGGCCGTGCTGGCTCTGCTGACGATCCCCACGCTCTTCTCCGGCACGAGCGCGTGGCGGACCTGCACGGGCGGCCAGTTGGAGAAGTGCTCGGTCGCCGGGGCGCTGTTCAAGAGCTTCTTCGAGTCGGAGAACTACGTCGCCATGGTCGCGACGTTCACCCTGGTCGCGGCACTCTGCGCGATGCGACGCGGTGAACTGGTCGTGACGGCGACCCTCTGCCTGCTCGTCATCGTGGCGACCGGCTCCCGCACCAGCTACCTCGCGCTCGCCGCCGGCGCCGCCTGGCTCGCCGGCAGCTACCTGATCGAGCGGTGGCGCCGGTTCGAGCGGATCCCGCTCGTCCTCTCCGCCGGGCTGGTGGTGGTCTTCGGCGCCGCGGCCACGTACCTGATGTGGAGCGCCGACCGTTCGACGCTCAGCAACCGCGGCAACATCTGGGTGCACGCCCGCGAGTACATCGCGGAGCGGAAGGTCACCGGCGTGGGCGTCTCCAAGTGGTACTACCTGCGCGACGTGGGCGAGGCGCCGACCCACTTCTTCCACTCGGGCTATGTTCTGGCCATCTTCGCCGGGGGCTTCGTCGCTCTCGTGATCTGGGGAGTCTGGGCGAGCGCGCTGCTGCACGGCCGGGTCCGCGACGGACGGGCGTTCACCGCGAAGGCGCCCGTCGTGCTGTTCCTCGTCTACTCGGTCACCGAGGTCGTCTGGAACCCGCTGTCGGTGGACGGGCTGTCCTGGATCTTCCTGCTTCTGATGCTGATCCGGGCGGCGGGCAGCCCACGCGACGCGCTGGCCGCCCCCGGCCCGGTGGACGCCGCGGACCGGCCCGGTGGTCTCGCCGGCCTGCGCGCGCTCGCCACCCGCCACCAGCGCCGGAGGTCGACGGCCGACAGCGTCCGCTGAATGGGCGATCAACCGGGCTCGGCGATCGGCAGGCCCTGGAAGGCCAGCAGGCCGATGCCCGAGGCGTTCACGACCCAGGGGCCCGCACCCGTGTGGCCGAGGTAGGTCACACCGGTCGCCCCGGTGGCCGGCGCGGACAGCGTCAGCACCAGCTGTCCGCCCGGCCGGTACGCCACGTCGACGACACTCACTGCGCTGCCCTCGATGCGGAAGTCGGCGGCCACACCGGGCTGCACGGTGAGCGGGGTGTCGTCGCGGAGCCGAATCACCACAGCGGTCCGGCCGGCGTCCAGGAAGGACGCGGAGCGCGGGTTCGGCGGCGCGACCCCGGCAGCCGGCCCTCCGTACAGGTCCCGGGAGAGCACGGCGAACGCCTGGTCGCCCAGTTCGCGGTAACCCTGCTCCCAGCCGAAGTGACAGCCCTCCTGACCGGACAGCCCGTTGGTGGACAGCACGGTCACCCCGAGGGTGTCGCCCATCCGGCGCTGCGCCTCGCGCAGCCGGGCCGAACGGCCGTCACCGCACGGCGACGTACGCACCTGGAACACGTAGTAGCGGGTGTCCCGGCCGCCGAGCTCCGCCCGCCAGTCCCGCAACAGCGCCGTGAAGCCGGCCAGGTGGGCGGCAGCGTTGTCGTTGTCGGCCTCGCCCTGGTACCAGAAGACGCCACGGACGTCGCGGAGCACACCGGCGGCCGTCAGGCGCTGCCGTAGCCGCCCGTAGTTGGTGCGCAGGTCGTCCGGCCGGGCGCCGACCCGCTGGAAGTAGCCGATCGGCCGGCCGTTCTCGCCGCCGTTGATGACGGCCACCGGCACCTGGTAGGTGTCCGAGATCCGGTGTGCCATCCGGATCCCCCACTGGCCGACGGAACCCGGTTGCTGGGTCAGGTCGCCGACGGCGTAGTTCCAGCTCCGGGCCGCCGCGGACCGGGGGCCGTCGGCCACCGGCGAGCCGTAGCTGCGCAGGTACGGGGACTCCTCTGCCGCGGCCGAGCCGCGCTGCATGCCCGCGGCGGCGTTGGACTGCCCCTCGATGACGTAGACGTCGCCGGCGACCACGCCCTCCCAGACGCCGACCCGGCGGGCCACGCCGTCACCCAGCACCCGGAGTTCGAAGCGGTACTCCCGGAGGGCGGCGGTGATCCGGTGGCGGAGCGAGAAGGTGCCGCCGGGGCTGGCCACGGCGCCGTAGTCCCAGCCGTCCGCGCCGCTGCTCACCTTGAGCTGCACGGCGGTCACCCGGGGATCGGTGAACCTCCCGGCCACCTCGACCACAGCGCCGTTGCCGGCGTCCCGCGGGAAGAGCTGGCGGTCTGCCGGATGCCGGTCGATGGTGAGGACCGACGCGCGGGCGTACACGGTCAGCCGGCGTTGGGTGAAGCCGCCGGCGTTTCCGGCGAAGGTCCAGTCCGGGTTACCGGTCGGGGCGGGGCCGATGCCCACCGCGAGCGGGCCGGACCGCGACGTGATGCCGTTGACGGCCAGCACGGTCTGCGGCGGCGTCGTGGTTGGCCGGGTCCCACCGACCAGATGCACCTGGAACGAGCCGTACGCCAGCGCGGGCAGCACCTCGTCGTCCGCGTCGTAGCGGTCCGCCGCGGCTCCGGAGATCTGCCCGGTGCCGCCGGGACCGTAGCTGTTCGGCCACATCTCCAGGTAACCGGGCAGCCCGGTGCCGGTGGTCAGCCCCGCGACGTTGGTGGCAACCTCCAGGTCGTTGACGCGCTGCTGGACGATCTGCCCGGCACGGGTGGGCGGGGCGAGCCGGCCGGGGTCGGTGGTGAACGGTTCCATCGCCGTCCACACCCACTGCCGTCCGGCGGGGCCGTTCAGCTCCAGGCAGTAGCCCACCCGGTCGAAGCCGCGCGCCATGCTCGCGGTGCGGTCGAAGGCGTACGCCGGCGCACGGCCGGTTGCCCGTGCCGGCAGGTCCAGCGCCGCGACCGGGGTGAAACCCGCCATGCCGGCGACGTTCGCCGCGCAGCTCGTGCCGTCCACGGGCACAACGGGCGGCTGCGGCCGGGAGCCCTCCGGAGTGGACCACGCAGCGGTCGGCGCTCCGGACCTGCCCGAGGGCAGCGCGACGACGACGATCGAGGCGAGCAGCAGCACGGTCACTCCCACACCGATCCACGCCGCACGGGGCACAGACCGCAGGCGCTGCCTCACGGAGGGAGCTGAGGGCACCCGTCGAACCTCCAGACCGTTCAGCCAGCGTCGCGGGAAAGGTTATGCGATGGGCGGTCCACGGATCGTCCGGCCGTCGTCGGGGCCGGGCGGGAACGTGCCCGCCCTCGCCGTCTGCCATGATGCGCGCCATGGCCGCAACGAGCACCACCGCACCGGTGACCGCCCGGTCCGCCGGTGTGGACCTTCTCCGGATCGTCGGCATCGCCGCGGTGGTCGTCGGTCACGTGTGGACCGATCCGGTCACCCGCGCCGCCGTCTACCCGTGGCACGTGCCGCTGTTCTTCGTGCTGACCGGATACTTCTGGACGCCCGGCCGGCCGATGGCCGGCGAGGTGCGCAAGCGGTGGCGGTCGCTCGGCCTGCCGTACGTCGTCTGGTTCGTCCTGCTGTTCGCGGCTCTCCTGGCCGCCGAGGCGGCCACCGGGGAGGTCGCCGAGGGGGCGTTCGGCAACGCGCTCTACGGCGGCAGCGCGGCGGTCCGGCCGTTCTCGGCCTTCTGGTTCGTGTCGGTCCTCTTCCTGCTCGCCCTGGCGTACCGCGCCGTGGAGCGGTTCCCGGTGGCGGCCTGGGTGCTCGCCCTGACCGGGCTCGCCGTCGCGTACCTGGCGCCGGAGGTGGTCACCGCCGGTCCGCTGGGCGCTCTCCTCGTGCCGGCGTGCCTGGTGTTCGTGCTCGCCGGGCGGCTGCTGCGCCAGCTGCGGTCGCACCTGTCGATGACCACGGCGGCGGTCATGCTCGCCCTCGGCGCCGGCCTGGTGATCACCGGCCTGAGCGCCCCGCTGGACGTCAA
It encodes the following:
- a CDS encoding glycosyltransferase family 2 protein produces the protein MPDVSVVIPTTGRPSVTEAVRSARAQRSVSVRVVVVCDLAEVPATVRELRGEVDEVVCTGGGRRGSYARNVGVAHAAPGSHVAFLDDDDAWLPGKLAAQVPVLERLAAEGWRPVVSSRILQRRAGGEPLPTAAPSTLIADGARPEDYLFRRRRLGVGRQSLPTSTLLTTGELAAACRWDETLPRHQDWDWLVRVARLPGARITQVPEATAVYTVGSPGSISAGADWRTSWAWARRWEGVWARETFADFVAAQTLRYALQARDWEGVREMMRAIRRNSTPSVPNAALAALGMVPRATLERVAMRRSRTATDAAIPRQPGGSH
- a CDS encoding sialate O-acetylesterase — protein: MTVLLLASIVVVALPSGRSGAPTAAWSTPEGSRPQPPVVPVDGTSCAANVAGMAGFTPVAALDLPARATGRAPAYAFDRTASMARGFDRVGYCLELNGPAGRQWVWTAMEPFTTDPGRLAPPTRAGQIVQQRVNDLEVATNVAGLTTGTGLPGYLEMWPNSYGPGGTGQISGAAADRYDADDEVLPALAYGSFQVHLVGGTRPTTTPPQTVLAVNGITSRSGPLAVGIGPAPTGNPDWTFAGNAGGFTQRRLTVYARASVLTIDRHPADRQLFPRDAGNGAVVEVAGRFTDPRVTAVQLKVSSGADGWDYGAVASPGGTFSLRHRITAALREYRFELRVLGDGVARRVGVWEGVVAGDVYVIEGQSNAAAGMQRGSAAAEESPYLRSYGSPVADGPRSAAARSWNYAVGDLTQQPGSVGQWGIRMAHRISDTYQVPVAVINGGENGRPIGYFQRVGARPDDLRTNYGRLRQRLTAAGVLRDVRGVFWYQGEADNDNAAAHLAGFTALLRDWRAELGGRDTRYYVFQVRTSPCGDGRSARLREAQRRMGDTLGVTVLSTNGLSGQEGCHFGWEQGYRELGDQAFAVLSRDLYGGPAAGVAPPNPRSASFLDAGRTAVVIRLRDDTPLTVQPGVAADFRIEGSAVSVVDVAYRPGGQLVLTLSAPATGATGVTYLGHTGAGPWVVNASGIGLLAFQGLPIAEPG
- a CDS encoding acyltransferase family protein; its protein translation is MAATSTTAPVTARSAGVDLLRIVGIAAVVVGHVWTDPVTRAAVYPWHVPLFFVLTGYFWTPGRPMAGEVRKRWRSLGLPYVVWFVLLFAALLAAEAATGEVAEGAFGNALYGGSAAVRPFSAFWFVSVLFLLALAYRAVERFPVAAWVLALTGLAVAYLAPEVVTAGPLGALLVPACLVFVLAGRLLRQLRSHLSMTTAAVMLALGAGLVITGLSAPLDVKAGDFGTPGVSVVTAVLISGGLLVLAEELDRRITGGSARTISELSACGIAVVLSHAAVLWVLHTPPSGGWLHLAAALVLPWAFALVALRTPASPYLLGRDGVGRR
- a CDS encoding O-antigen ligase family protein produces the protein MTVFFAFLLTVSGVATAAWLVATRRKVAAAFGDGRTALALVGFVVLANAAPVLAGEHSSALIGLLVLGLLAWVVGTGGRDLRGPSDGWLRIAWWAVAVLLLWCLAVDAIVGAGLYGSRLVSYAAAGLFLLAGLLIAARTAVTTRALAYTGLAVLALLTIPTLFSGTSAWRTCTGGQLEKCSVAGALFKSFFESENYVAMVATFTLVAALCAMRRGELVVTATLCLLVIVATGSRTSYLALAAGAAWLAGSYLIERWRRFERIPLVLSAGLVVVFGAAATYLMWSADRSTLSNRGNIWVHAREYIAERKVTGVGVSKWYYLRDVGEAPTHFFHSGYVLAIFAGGFVALVIWGVWASALLHGRVRDGRAFTAKAPVVLFLVYSVTEVVWNPLSVDGLSWIFLLLMLIRAAGSPRDALAAPGPVDAADRPGGLAGLRALATRHQRRRSTADSVR
- a CDS encoding glycosyltransferase, with the translated sequence MRLHFVLPQLEPCYGMERAAVLLMRSLRASGVEVSATVLSRGVPPGVDDLAVERLGVSSRLTRLVEAVAPLRRRLRALPAETVVVSSGLWATVPVGAALAGSGRDFVAWEHSVLPARLAVDRRVRVLARVARTAALRPRLVVAVSEGVARTVRGLAPGQPVTTIPNPLPVGEFVPPRPIGAGDVRLVTTGALRPLKNHGYALAALALLPERYRLTLAGDGEERDLLAGRARELGLARRVRFLGRIPDVGELLAEADALVHPSRAETFGLSLIEAAGAGVPVAALPVPALDELVPTLVPGALAVESTPRALADAVLAVTGEQRPSRADFEKAWRARSAALDPVEVSRRWVEATSR
- a CDS encoding lipopolysaccharide biosynthesis protein, with translation MTVDTSTDRAGRAEPSRAAAGPSDGFLGKAAKFLTGTLLRTLAQGALFVLLAREMPIGEYGLFVGVTALIAVVSPFASAGVPSLIFQSHADAPADWARHLARGLVLTATFGVGASVLVTAAGTAVWAAQVDPVDVAALAVADLVAWRLIEAVAASVQARGKVFVASVIPAVLHVCRLAAVVVLAVMAPGSVTLHGWAVTSALLSAVICLLVLAYGLRGAGLPPATGAFGQVRAGLLFAVGLSAQTVYNDLDKVMLSRLGSPEGAAIYAAAYRVVDFAYTPARAMAAVAYPRFFEAGRDGPRAALRLTRRLLPRYLMFSVPASLLLVACSGLTPTVFGNGYAAATTALQGLAALLVLKAIHYLAADTLSGSRMQGRRTVCQIAIGVVNAGLNVWLIPAYGWQGAVASSLVCDALLGVLLWGCVVAAVRRDPSRREPTSTMERA